The following are encoded in a window of Pseudomonas sp. St316 genomic DNA:
- a CDS encoding ATP phosphoribosyltransferase regulatory subunit, producing the protein MATVDRWLLPDGIEEVLPPEAARIEVARRQVLDLFQSWGYEFVVTPHIEYLESLLTGAGQDLDLRTFKVIDPQSGRQMGFRADITPQVARIDAHTLRREGPSRLCYAGSVLHAQPRALSSSRSPIQLGAELYGDASPSSDVEVISLMLAMLQLADVPDVHMDLGHVGIYRGLARAAGLSGEVEQQLFDALQRKAIDEVISLTEGLPADLSSMLRALVDLCGGREVLAAARERLAHAPAPVLAALDDLLAIAERLSVRFPDLPLYFDLGELRGYHYHTGVVFAVFVPGVGQSIAQGGRYDDIGADFGRARPATGFSTDLKTLVTLGRAEVELPSGGIWMPDSTDAALWQAVCQLRSEGQRVVQALPGQPLAAAREADCDRQLIQQNGLWQVLPLAS; encoded by the coding sequence ATGGCAACGGTAGACCGCTGGCTGCTGCCAGATGGCATCGAAGAAGTACTGCCACCGGAAGCTGCGCGTATCGAAGTAGCGCGTCGGCAGGTGTTGGATCTGTTCCAGAGTTGGGGTTACGAGTTCGTCGTTACCCCGCATATCGAGTACCTGGAATCCCTGCTCACTGGCGCGGGCCAGGACCTGGACCTGCGCACCTTCAAGGTTATCGACCCGCAGTCGGGCCGGCAGATGGGCTTTCGTGCCGACATCACGCCGCAAGTCGCGCGCATCGATGCCCACACCTTGCGCCGTGAAGGTCCGAGCCGCCTGTGCTACGCCGGCAGTGTGCTGCATGCCCAGCCGCGCGCCTTGTCGTCTTCGCGCAGCCCGATCCAGCTGGGCGCCGAGTTGTATGGCGATGCCAGTCCGAGCAGCGACGTAGAAGTCATCAGCCTGATGTTGGCCATGCTGCAACTGGCTGACGTGCCGGATGTCCACATGGATCTGGGGCATGTTGGTATCTATCGCGGCCTGGCCCGTGCGGCCGGTTTGTCTGGCGAAGTGGAGCAACAGCTGTTCGATGCCCTGCAGCGCAAGGCCATCGACGAAGTCATCAGCCTGACCGAGGGCCTGCCGGCTGATCTGTCGAGCATGCTGCGGGCGCTGGTGGACCTGTGTGGCGGACGTGAAGTGTTGGCCGCTGCCCGTGAACGCCTGGCTCACGCGCCGGCGCCTGTGTTGGCGGCGCTGGACGACTTGCTGGCGATTGCCGAGCGTCTGTCGGTGCGTTTCCCCGACTTGCCGCTGTATTTCGACCTGGGTGAGTTGCGCGGTTATCACTACCACACGGGTGTCGTCTTTGCTGTGTTCGTCCCGGGCGTGGGTCAGTCCATTGCCCAGGGTGGCCGTTATGACGACATCGGTGCCGACTTCGGTCGCGCCCGTCCGGCGACCGGTTTCTCTACCGATTTGAAAACCCTGGTGACCCTGGGGCGTGCTGAAGTCGAGCTACCGTCTGGCGGTATCTGGATGCCTGACAGTACGGATGCGGCACTCTGGCAGGCAGTCTGCCAGTTGCGCAGTGAGGGTCAGCGTGTCGTCCAGGCTTTGCCTGGGCAACCTTTGGCCGCCGCCCGTGAAGCGGACTGCGACCGGCAATTGATTCAGCAGAACGGGCTTTGGCAAGTATTGCCGCTGGCTTCTTGA
- the hflC gene encoding protease modulator HflC, producing MSNKSLIALIVGVVVAIAAWNCFYIVAQTERAVLLQFGRVVQPDVQPGLHVKVPYVNKVRKFDARLMTLDAPTQRFLTLEKKAVMVDAYAKWRVKDAERFYTATSGLKQIADERLSRRLESGLRDQFGKRTLHEVVSGERDALMADITRSLNTMAEKELGIEVVDVRVKAIDLPKEVNRSVFERMSTEREREAREHRAKGNELAEGIRADADRQRRVLLAEAYRESEEVRGDGDAQAASIYAKAYGQDQEFYAFYRSLRAYRESFANKSDVLVLDPSSDFFHYLEKSKP from the coding sequence ATGAGCAATAAATCGCTGATCGCCCTTATTGTCGGTGTCGTCGTGGCGATCGCTGCCTGGAACTGCTTCTACATCGTGGCTCAGACCGAGCGCGCGGTGTTGCTGCAATTCGGTCGTGTGGTCCAGCCTGATGTCCAGCCGGGGCTGCATGTGAAGGTGCCGTACGTCAACAAGGTGCGCAAGTTCGACGCTCGCCTGATGACGCTGGATGCGCCGACGCAACGCTTCCTGACGCTGGAAAAGAAAGCCGTGATGGTGGATGCCTATGCCAAGTGGCGCGTGAAGGATGCCGAGCGCTTCTACACCGCGACCTCGGGCCTGAAGCAGATCGCCGACGAGCGCCTGTCCCGTCGTCTGGAATCGGGCCTGCGTGACCAGTTCGGTAAGCGCACGCTGCATGAAGTCGTGTCCGGTGAGCGTGATGCGCTCATGGCCGACATCACCCGTTCGCTGAACACGATGGCGGAAAAAGAGCTGGGTATCGAAGTGGTCGATGTCCGGGTCAAGGCCATCGACCTGCCGAAGGAAGTGAACCGCAGCGTGTTCGAGCGCATGAGCACCGAGCGTGAGCGTGAAGCCCGCGAGCACCGTGCCAAGGGTAACGAGCTGGCCGAAGGCATCCGTGCCGACGCCGATCGCCAACGCCGTGTGCTGCTGGCCGAAGCCTATCGTGAATCGGAAGAGGTCCGTGGTGATGGTGATGCCCAGGCCGCTTCGATCTACGCCAAGGCCTACGGCCAGGATCAGGAGTTCTACGCGTTCTACCGTAGCCTGCGTGCCTACCGTGAAAGCTTTGCGAACAAATCCGACGTCCTGGTCCTGGACCCAAGCAGCGACTTCTTCCACTACCTGGAAAAGTCCAAGCCTTGA